From a single Mobula birostris isolate sMobBir1 chromosome 13, sMobBir1.hap1, whole genome shotgun sequence genomic region:
- the LOC140208650 gene encoding uncharacterized protein — MAHQRVHTGERPFTCSDCGKGFTKSPHLQRHQSVHNGQRPFTCSDCGKGFTESYNLLIHLSVHTGEMAFTCSDCRKGFTCSSLLKVHQRVHTGERPFTCSDCGKGFTSSSVLQRHQRVHTGERPFTCSVCGKGFTRSSHLQAHLSVHTGERPFTCSVCGNRFTCSSHLKVHQRVHTGERPFTCSDCGKGFTRSSELKVHQRVHTGGSLFTCSVCGKGFTRSSNLLTHQSVHTGERPFTCSDCGKGFTCSSQLKVHQRVHTGERPFICSDCGKRFMQSSELKVHQRVHTGERSFNCSVCGKRFTRSSNLQKHQRVHTG, encoded by the coding sequence atggctcaccagcgagttcacaccggggagaggccgttcacctgctcggactgtgggaaaggattcactaaaTCACCTCACCTACAGaggcaccagtcagttcacaatgggcagcggccgttcacctgctcggactgtgggaagggattcactgaatcatatAACCTACTGATACACTTGTCAGTTCACACTGGCGAGATGGCGTTCACGTGCTCAGACtgcaggaagggattcacttgctcatccctattgaaggtgcatcagcgagttcacactggagagaggccgttcacctgctctgactgtgggaagggattcacttcatccTCTgttctacagagacaccagcgagttcacactggggagaggccgttcacctgctcagtgtgtgggaagggattcactcgatcatcccacctacaagcacacttgtctgttcacactggggagaggccgttcacctgctcagtgtgtgggaatagattcacttgctcatcccacctgaaggtacatcagcgagttcacactggggagaggccgttcacctgctcagactgtgggaagggattcactcgatcatctgaactgaaggtacaccagcgagttcacactggtggGAGCCTGTTcacttgctcagtgtgtgggaagggattcactcggtcatccaacctactgacacatcagtcagttcacactggggagaggccgttcacctgctcggactgtgggaagggattcacctgctcatcccaactgaaggtacatcagcgagttcacacaggggagaggccgttcatctgctcagactgtggaaagagattcatgcagtcatctgaactgaaggtacatcagcgagttcacactggggagaggtcattcaactgctcagtgtgtgggaagagattcactcggtcatccaacctacagaaacaccagcgagttcacactgggtag